CCGCAGACCCTCGCCGTGCTGGCCGAGAACCCAAGCGCGAAACTGCTCGCCGGAGGAACCGACTGGAGTGTCGATGTCAACCTGCGCCACGCGCGCGCTCCGCTGACCCTGGCGATCGACCACCACGAGGAACTGCGGGCCGTGCACTGGACTCCAGAGTACGTCGAGATCGGAGCAGCCCTGACGCTCTCAGAAATCGAAAGCCAGCTGAACGGCAGGCTTCCCCTGCTGCACGACTGGACACCGCAGTTCGCCTCGCGCCTGATTCGAAACCGAGCCACCCTGGGCGGCAATCTGGGTACGGCCTCCCCCATCGGAGACAGCGCTCCGGTGCTGCTGGCCCTGAACGCCTCGGTGGTCCTGCAGAGTGCTGCGCGAGAACGCACGGTGGCGCTGAAGGACTTCTTCGTGCGCTACCGCGAGACGGTGCTGCAACACGGTGAGCTGATTCGCGCGGTGCGCGTTCCCCTTCCCCACCCGATGCACGCGCGGTTCTACAAAGTCACCAAGCGGCGGCTCGACGACATCAGCAGCGTCGCGGCGGCCTTCGCGCTCGACCTCGACGGCGGGGCGGTGCGCCGCATCCGGATCGGTTTGGGCGGCGTGGCAGCCACACCGCTGCGCGCGGCAGCCACCGAAGCTTTCCTGAACGGCCAACCCTGGAACGAGCAGACGGTCCGTGACGCCGCGCGTCTGATGAGCTGCGAAGGCACCCCGCTGGGAGACCTGCGGGCCAGCGAGGCATACCGCAAAGCCATGTTGGAGCAGCTTCTGCTGAAATTCTACGAGCAGACGACCGATCAACGGGTGGAGGTGGAGGGGTGAGCGGCAGGCCGAGTGGCGTCGGGGCGGCACTGGTGCACGAAAGCGCCGAGCTGCACGTTACCGGGCAGGCACTCTACACCGATGACCTCGGCATCCGGCACGCGGGAACCCTGCACGCCTGGCCGGTGCAGTCGCTGTATGCACGCGCGCGTATCGTGCGGCTTGATCCGACGCCCGCTTATGAGGTGCCCGGCGTGGTGCGGGTGCTGAGCGCGCAGGACGTGCCGGGCGTAAACGACGCGGGAGTCAAGCACGACGAGCCGCTCTTTCCGGATGAAGTGCAGTACTGGGGCCACCCGGTCTGCTGGGTGCTGGGTGAAACCCTTGACGCGGCGCGGCACGGCGCGAACCTGGTGCGGGTCGAATACGAAGCGTTGGGCGCGGTGCTGACGCTGCAGGATGCAGTCGAGCAACAGTCCTTTCAGGGCACGGCGCTGCACCTCAGACGCGGTGACGTGCAGGCGGCATTCATGGAAGCGGCCCATGTTTTCGAGGGTGAGCTGGAGATGGGCGGTCAGGAACACTTCTACCTCGAAACGCACGTCTCGTTGGCGTACATCGACGAGGGCGGTCAGCTGTTCGTGCAGTCGAGCACCCAGCACCCCACCGAAACCCAGGAGATCGTCGCGCACGTGCTGGGTATCGCGAGTCATCAGGTGACCGTGCAGAGCCTGCGCATGGGCGGCGCCTTCGGAGGCAAGGAAATGCAGCCGCATGGCTTCGCGGCAGTCGCGGCCCTCGGGGCGACCCTGACCGGACGTCCGGTCAGGCTGCGGCTGAACCGCACGCAGGACATGACCATTACCGGCAAGCGCCATCCCTTCCTGGC
The Deinococcus peraridilitoris DSM 19664 genome window above contains:
- a CDS encoding xanthine dehydrogenase small subunit — protein: MERLTLTLNGQHREVGQVHAHTTLLEWLRLEGLTGSKEGCAEGECGACAVLLVRADARGQAQYVATNSCLLLVGALNGQEVVTVEGLGTPGRLHPVQKSLAERGGSQCGYCTPGFVMSMAAEYYRDERSAFDLEALSGNLCRCTGYRPIRDAARALGQPDEHDQWSLRLAQGAPLTCPTVLTSEHGELRRCETLPQTLAVLAENPSAKLLAGGTDWSVDVNLRHARAPLTLAIDHHEELRAVHWTPEYVEIGAALTLSEIESQLNGRLPLLHDWTPQFASRLIRNRATLGGNLGTASPIGDSAPVLLALNASVVLQSAARERTVALKDFFVRYRETVLQHGELIRAVRVPLPHPMHARFYKVTKRRLDDISSVAAAFALDLDGGAVRRIRIGLGGVAATPLRAAATEAFLNGQPWNEQTVRDAARLMSCEGTPLGDLRASEAYRKAMLEQLLLKFYEQTTDQRVEVEG